The region cTTTGCATTTCCGCTGAGCGCTCCctttgcagaggaagaaaggtGTTGGTCTGGGGTGAATGAGGAGGGGAGCAGGATAGGAAAGGAATTGCAGGGCTGAGACTGCACAGTATACTCCTGCCTCAAATGGGATGgatgggcagagagggagagacagacagacggaTGTGGACTGGTCAGCTTTCAGGCCAGAAGCATCTGGGCTTGGCTTTGGCCAGTGACAATGTGCCCTGCTCTGGCATCTCCTGGGCACAACGCTGCTGGGGGCCTGGCAACCTGGACAAGGCAGCCAGGTTGTTGAGACTGTCTGTGTTGAGAGCCGACACCCTCCTGTGGGTCAGATTTAAGAATGTAGCTCTAGAGTCAGTTACCTGAGCTGGAATCTTGGCTTTTCCACTTGTGAGCAGTTTGCCCCTGGCAAGTTATGTAACCATGTAAActttctgggcctcggtttcctcatctgtgcactAGGCATAATTGCAGACAATAATTCTACACCGACCTCATGGGCTTGTTGTAAAGATCCAAGTAGATATTGAACAAAACATCATGAACcgagtgcctggtacacagcaaacaataaatgttagtccttctttttctcctttctccaagGTGACTTCTAGATAAATCTCAACTCCTCCGGCACAGGAAGGAGAGCAATGACAGGGCACCTCATCACAGGCAGGCCCTGAGAATCCTGCTTTGAGCTGGCTGCAGGGGTGCATTCGGTGGGTAACGCCACCTTTGCAGAAAAGCCAAGGGAAACCGCCAAGCTCTGCTGGTGACTAAGCTGTGACAGTGGGTTGCAGCCTATCTCTCTGCCCATCTTCTCCGACAGCTGATTGCATCCCCAGGTTgtgttgtgaaaccatcaccaacCACTAGCGTCTGTCCTTGTTGTGATGCCCGTGTGGGGTGAGCATTGCTGAGGGGGCGGCTTCCAAGGCTGCAGGCTGTAAACCATGTTGTATAATGTGGCACAGCTCTGCGTCTGGGGCCAGTCATTCAGAAAACCCagatggaggagaggagaggagaggagaggagaaggcccTGCTGCCACAACCTGGATGCCACAGCGGGCTGTCCAGGGAGCCACAGAGGTCTCCGTCCCTCCTGGAGGTGCCCAGTGCAAAGAGAGGGCCCCCCTTTCTGTAAGTGGGGCCAGAGCTAAAGAAATGCCCACAGATCCCTCATCATAATGTTGAAATCCAAGCAGCTCTGGAAGCCCAAGATTTGTTGAGATTCATTTGGTTGCCAAAGCTGACTACCTCATGCGATTGCTCCTCTGTTTTTTGCAGAATATTAATGTGTTTAATTACAGGatcctgccccaggccctgctaTGGATGTTGTGTAATGTAAGAAGTGTGAACTGTGTATTCTCTTTCTAAACAGGTAAACAGTTTGAATTCTGAAAGCTCTCTGGTCCCCAGGTTTTTGGAAAATGGAATGTGGACCCATATTATGAATCTTTTTTACTGTCAGGCTGTAGTCAGAGGGAACACAATACAGACACGATATATAGAGTAAGAAAAGAGCAGGATGGAGAGAGCAAAGAGTTTGGAATCAGAGGTAGCTGGGGTTGGATCTCTACTCTAACTCTTACCACCCGTGGGACCTGGGGAAGGTCACAACGtttctgagccttaatttcctcatctgtaaaacagaaataataatacctacctcctaCGGTTTATTaggagattaaatgaggtaatgcatgcTTAGTACATAGAGAGTAAGGGCTTAATCATTACatgattaatattaataaataatagtaactaTGTTATTTGATAGACCATTTTCTCAGTGCTTTGTCCATGGGAATCCGCAGGCCAGCTAGGGAGCCGGCACAGAAGCCACAGCCGGACCCCGCATTTGACTCACCCTGCAGGGCAGGCCTCCGTTGCTGGGGGCTGGGTGCCAAGAGGAAGGGCACTGAGGACACTTAGGGGTCAGACTGTGAGTCTCGGGGAGGAAATAATATAGGAGATGCTGGGAGATACTCATTAAAACAGTAATAGCTGGAGCACGAATTCTCATGCTATGAGAGGTCCTGAGGAAACGTCCTCGACAGAACTTATACCCCACTCAAACCCCCCTGCCACGTGATGTTTTCCCTTTTCTGGGGAAGCCGATGGGTCAACAGACTATGACTGTTGTCTGTCTGTATGGaggtctgtgtcccctgcaacatGCCTGATGGCCTTCAGCACTGAGGGAAGACAGAGTTTAAACCAGTGAGCAGAAAGCCTCTGGACTTAGAGACCCAGCTTGTTGCCCTTTGATAGACATGTCACTGTCAGTTAATCACTGAGAAACTTGGCTCTTTCTGTCAAAACTAAGACTAAAATAATTATGATTGGATGGATGTACCCATGGACCCACCATTTCTGCACCAAATAATAAAACACTCCCCTGACCTGGGCCCCCTTTGCTAAAACTCCTCCACTTCCCCTATGTGGGAGGGGCGTGGCTGCAGGTGGAGGATGAATTTCATGCCACCCCTGTCACTAATGGAGCTGCACAGCTACAGGGACCACACTGCCCATATCATCAGAGAACCTCACCTCTGGCCAAGGCCTGTTTGCTGTGCAGGTCACATGGATATTTCTTGACATTGTAACCGACAGAAATCCCTTTGAGGAATCCTGGCTCTGGGTGCTCTGAACTTTATGTATTATTGACACCAAAAGTACCAAAGGATGGTCTAGCCCCATAGGGAGAAGCAATTTTAATTTTACCAGTACCTAGAAAAATACTGCCCTTGGTAGATTCCTCTAAACCAGTGGACCCCAGCCTCttcggcaccagggaccagtttcgtggtaGACAATTTCCCCACagatgggggtgtgggggggctgggggatggATCAGGCAGTACTGTGAgccatggggagcgatggggagcagcagatgaagctttgctcgcttgccACTCtcttcctgctgtgcggccctgtTCCTAACAGCCCAGACACGGTTCACGAGGCTTCAAGTCTGTGTTGAGGATAACGAGTCTTACTGTTATTACAGGAGTATTTGACCCATCAGCCCATTGACAGACTTGTAGCTTTCTTTGTTCTGAGCATCAAGGAACAAATAAGCACCTAGAGACCAGACTTGAGTTTTTTTCCAAGATCTgtttattccaaaataaagatataaaattttaaacaaactatTAAAACTGATTTTGACTTAGCATggcttatttgattttttaattgcaACAACTTAAAGAGGAGGCTTTCTAAAttcaataaatagaataaataacatTTCAGCTTCACACTCTGCCTCTCATCCTTTCTTTCTGGAAACTTTCCAGGACAGTCTTCAGAAATGTCAGCATATTGCCTGTTGTGGTTTGGTTGCATGGCTGTTCACAGGAAAAATACTGTTGGGATAAAAGTTGACAAAGGCAGAGTGACTAAAACAGTATGGaacccagcagccccaggaaccACCCTGCCCAGAGCCTGGTGAGTGGATGGGGGGGGGGATggtcagtgggggtgggggtgtgctgGCAGTGGGGGGCTTGAGGCATGGAGCAAATGGATGGGGAGTTGCTAACATTTTGTGTAGGCGGCATAGGTGCTTGACTTTGAAGTAGGATTTCAGGGGTCTgcttgccacacacacacagacacacacacatcaagtgGCCCTAAATCTCTAAATCTCCTCATTAGAGGAAACCTTCTTGGGATGCTTTGAggcttaaaattttgtttttgtcctttttgGCTGTCCTTCCAAGGTCATTTTATAGCACAATGACTAAGAGCGGGATTTAGGAGTCCCATAGACCAGAGTTCAAATCTCAGCACTGCCACTTATTAAATATGCAGCCTTGGGCAAATCAGttaacctcactgagcctcagttcccacctCTACAGCGTGAGGGTGGTAAATCTGACAATTGTCATTAAGGTAGGTATTCAATGAAACGGTATATATTAAGCATTTAGAACTGCATGCTGTTGATGGCAGAAACCCCCGCAGTTCAGTAGCTGAGTGAGGAGGGGCCCTCACAGGGTGATGGTAATGAAAAAAGTtcactccctcccctctcctccagcgACCAGGGTGTATGCTCAAGAAGAGGACgcgctgatggacatttagggcaGATGACAAGCTTCCACGTGGATGTGGATGTGGATGTGTCTTCCCTTAAACACCTCCTTGGCCGATGGAAAGAAAACTTTAACTTACAGGCCGGAATATCCACTCGGCAAACTGAATCTCTAAGATTATGTAGAACTGTATGGCCTACAGCCCTGATTCTCTAGATTTTAGCTTCTAATTACAATCAGGCTAGATTCTTTCATTATTCAAGAGGTGGAGAGAAGTAAAAGCCAACACAGGGGTGAGTGTTTTTTAAAGGGAGAGGGAACAATGAGCCATCCGGGCAGATCTCACTTTAATTCTCTTGCTCTGATTAAATTTCTTATATGTCCCTAATCAACCTTGAACTACCAGTTCCAGCTTTATCACCCTTTCTCATTCAGATGGAGTTGGCATTGACATTCACACAAAAATAACTAACCAGAGCACATCACAGATAAAAACACACTCACTCCACACTTGTTGTTCTGGAGGGCTTCAACTGTTTTCTTCACCCCATTGAAAGTCAGCAGGAAACCTGTTTTCACTATGGTGTTGGTCATCTGCGACAGACCCTCCTGTAAGCATGCTGAGGTGCAGTTGTCCTGGTAAATAACAAGGATTTAGGAAAAGAAACACTCAGAGGACAGCTTTGAGTAGGAATCACAAAGAGAACGCTTTTAGAGGCTATTTTAATTTAACCATTGTAATCTAaacttgcattattttttagacaGGTCCCTTGTCAGGCTAGGAAATGATCTTCAATATTTCAAGGTAAGGCCCTTTTCCCACAGCGACACTTCCTGAAGATTTCCAGTATGTTGCGCCCCAGGGAACATGAGGCCTGTGGACCCCAGGAAACAGCCAGTGCTGAGTCTACTTTTCAAAGGATGCTTCCTTGTTCCAAGTCTTGTCATAGTGAGTTTGAAagtacagagaaaggaaaagcctTTCCACACCAGCCTGATGGGATGTGCCAGTTGAATACTGCCATTGTTTCAGCAGTAGCTAAAACCATGGATTAAAAACTGAGGGAATGGGCTGGGCCATAAGTGTGTGGTTCCTCCTCAGAAGGCATAATAGATGGACTGTGATAGGGAGTGACACCTGACCTCAGCTGTGGTGAAAAGCTCGGGTTCTCCCAGGCCTGGCTTGTGAGAGAGTCAAGCACCACAGCACCTTGGGCAGGTGCTGCTTCCTCACCTTAACCAGGAAATTCCTGCCACGCTTCCTCTCCACCAAAGTGGGGAATGACTCCCTGGAAACCCTTTTCACTTTCCCTCCACCCACAATCTCAGACACCCTATCCTCCTGGAAGGCAGGCTTCAAACCTTCCAATAGCCACTCTAAATCAGCTAAGCAGaaggatagggagggagggagggagggagaaggcaaAGTATGTAGAGAGTTTAGGCCAGTGGAAGGACAAAAGGatgtcattttatttacattgttTTGCAACCCTAGAGATACCAGCAAATGGATTAGAAAACTGTGATATGAACTATATCATTTGTTATATTCTCAGTCCCAGTTTGATTTAATTGTGCACATGGCCACTAATCTAAAAACACAttcaagattcttttttaaatattgaagtgTTCAGACTTCTCAAGGAGACTAAATGCAAAGAAATGTATATATCAATAGCATAGAATTTCAAGattttgaaagctttttaaaattgttactaATCTGTAACAATTGTAACTAAGTAACGGTTTCTTATTTCAGATATCAAATAGAACAATTAATTTTGACTTAAAGCCTTTAAAAAACCATGatcaagattattttcttttactatacTTACAGAAGGAATGGGCAGACACAAACAATCAGTCACCTGCGAAAGAGAAATTTCAGAGTGAAGATTCCAGATGTGAAAACTAAAATTAGTTTGGAAAGATCTTAGAAGAGCATTTACTCACATTGGTGCTGCAGTTGCATTTTGAAGATGGATGTTCCTAAAAAAGTAAGTAGAGAAACAAGAACCCATGGTGGGTGGTGCATTTTTCATCCTCTTATATTTCACTTAAATGTTCAATAATTGCCTTTCCCGCTGGCGCCCCCGTCTGCAGCTTACCTGCAGGTTGTTGATGAGGTACTCAACATACTTGATCCCTGTAAAGGTCAAACACGTCTGGCTGGCGGCAGAGCAGAGGAGCAGGGCAGAGGCAAGGACCACGGCCAGGAGCATCTTGACAAGGGGCTGGAGCTTGGCCTTCAAATGCCTTCAAATCAAGTTGTATTTAAAGCTGCCCTGCAGACATGGAAAATCCCTGACATCAAACTGATACCAATGCCCACTTTTTCTCTGTAAACTTGGGCCACTTGACATTGAaacaatatttgtgtgtgtatatatctcaaACTGAGTCACTTGGCCAAGACTATGTGACATTGTCCCACGAAATACCATTcctcagaaaagatgcttttcAAACAGTTGGGTATCAAGTTGCTGCAGGAAAAGTTAAAGatcttaaaacaataatttttttgaagGCAGGAGATTCTGGTTGTGAGAGTGAAAATACTTTCCATGAAGGCCCAGGTctgtattttcccctttttactGATAAATGCTGATATAATAACCAGTCACTGGTGTTCTGACGAAGGCGGGTGTGGAGGATGAGAAATAGTGCAGGAGAGCGGTTCTGTCATCAGGGTTTTTGCAAGCTCAGTCTCATCATTGCTACCTCAATCTTAC is a window of Globicephala melas chromosome 3, mGloMel1.2, whole genome shotgun sequence DNA encoding:
- the IL9 gene encoding interleukin-9 → MLLAVVLASALLLCSAASQTCLTFTGIKYVEYLINNLQEHPSSKCNCSTNVTDCLCLPIPSDNCTSACLQEGLSQMTNTIVKTGFLLTFNGVKKTVEALQNNKCGYFSCEQPCNQTTTGNMLTFLKTVLESFQKERMRGRV